A segment of the Cotesia glomerata isolate CgM1 linkage group LG2, MPM_Cglom_v2.3, whole genome shotgun sequence genome:
aaaatttcacttcataaaatttacttgaattttgtattctaacttataattttatttaacgataataattttataattctcaataaatcagatttaaaaaaaaaaattttattattggaaTTGATCGCGGCGAGTTTGGGTGACTTTAGCGCCAGAGGTCTGCTACGCGCCGAAAAGAAAGTCTGGGTACCCTGGTTGAGGTTAtagttaaatgtttttttatgtacgtGTACAAAGAATTGCCAATTTACTATGCTAggaaaatattctttaatcTTATCCAGTCAAGGTGCACCAGTTATTGCTAAAACTAAGTATATAttcaaatatgaaaaaaaaagaaagttcCCATGACAGAAGAAGACAAAGAAAATTGCAATTTGTTTATCGAGTGTCCTACGATGAACGACAATTCAATAACACTTGTTGATACACATGGtgggtttaaataaattaattcttttcaaataattttcataatatttacatttcaaccttgattaatttaatttaacatcttatattttttcagatgataaaaaaatacttaaaaaaaaaaatcaaccaaaattatcaaaaagaaTAAGAATACTAAGTACTCTTAGTATCGAATCAAAAGTAAAGAAGAAAGATttgaaatcaaatttaaatgcAGCCAAAAAACATTTCGCTGCACTAAGagtaagataaaaatttattttaaaacaaagaATACAGTATTCGCAACCCTGATTAAAGAACCGAATTAACAACAATAGAAAcagaattaaacaaaattggTTTTCCAATTCTGTTTAATTCTGTTTCCATTGTTGTTAATTCGGTTCTTTAATCAGGGAATactaatttaatcattaacaGCCagtttcaattaataaatgcatacttaaactcaaaaattttattttaattaattaaattttgtactaTTTACAGAAAACAACTACCATCCACCAAAAGGCAGTGATAAGCAAGGCTGATGATTACTACAAGAGCTTACATAAGCTggtgaaatatatatttacttgtcttaatctaaaataataattttcgtatatttttaataataaattatattctcACTATTGCCTATAATTTATGAAACAGCCACTGAAACATAGTGAAATTGTGGAAAGTGATGAGGAATCAGATTTCTCCGTTGATAGTGGGCCGCCATCAGAAGAACAACGATCACTACAAAAAACGTCATCATCAACAACAGAGAgaatatcattatcatcagATAGAATACTGCCATCATCACTAGAAAAAACACCACCATCATTACCAGAGATAACGCCGACTTTAGAAACTGTCGAAACTATACCATTTTCACCAGAGAGATCACCAGAGAGATCATCAGAGAGATCACCAGAGAGATCACCAGAGAGATCACCAACACTACAAGATCAAACTACAAATCCACAAACATCTCCAGAAATAACAGAAAAATCTCCGAGAACAGCAGATAGAGTTCCAACAACAGGAGATGGATCTCCAAGAACAACAAATAGACATGCATCAACCGGTCATGGCTTGTCACCCCGAGTTCACGattctaaaaaaatgaaagcaAATCTTATCCTTgagaaattcaataaaatctcTGAATGTATGTTGAATATTTCAAACCGACTGGAAGCTGTTGAGTCTAAACTTGCtgaaaataacaacaacaataataatcgaattaataataataataataataataataataataataataatcataatgatGTAGAGAACGAATTCATTTTGATCCCGGATTCAAACAGACAGGTAGTACTTTTTagaaagaataaataatacaataaagaatttaataatcattacaaaaacatcaataataaatctaataaatcTTCTAAATTTTACATTAGGTTGAGATAATGCCCGGATTCAAGATGAATTACACTGAGTGTGCCAATGCATGCAATGC
Coding sequences within it:
- the LOC123258767 gene encoding putative mediator of RNA polymerase II transcription subunit 26, encoding MTEEDKENCNLFIECPTMNDNSITLVDTHDDKKILKKKNQPKLSKRIRILSTLSIESKVKKKDLKSNLNAAKKHFAALRKTTTIHQKAVISKADDYYKSLHKLPLKHSEIVESDEESDFSVDSGPPSEEQRSLQKTSSSTTERISLSSDRILPSSLEKTPPSLPEITPTLETVETIPFSPERSPERSSERSPERSPERSPTLQDQTTNPQTSPEITEKSPRTADRVPTTGDGSPRTTNRHASTGHGLSPRVHDSKKMKANLILEKFNKISECMLNISNRLEAVESKLAENNNNNNNRINNNNNNNNNNNNNHNDVENEFILIPDSNRQVEIMPGFKMNYTECANACNAPRMSTRARRIILSVWPIERRQKLILRPDKRRPDW